A window of Nostoc sp. PCC 7120 = FACHB-418 genomic DNA:
CTTGGGTGGACTGGTAGTCAGCGATCGCACTAATCCAAGAATCCTTACAGCGTTTGTCGCTTACCTCAAGGGTGCAGCCGATTTCGCTGTAGATTTGCTTGAGCCGGGCTATGGATTTCAGTTGCAAATGTTGATGAGTGTATGTAACGTGGGTCATAATGGAGATTCCTGTAAAGGTTCAAAAGACGACACGTTTGCTTACCAGGCTTGGGGTGTCGTCTTTTGTTATTATCATATTACCTACTATCAGTAGGTAATGCAATAGATAGATATATGATGGTTGGTTATCTATTGAGGTGCTTACAATAAATACTATTGATAGATAGACTACTAAAAGTAGGTTAATCTATCTATATGAATTCAAGTCATGCCTGTGGAAGTAAGACTTAAGGAAATTAGAAGCGAAAGAAAAATTTCGCAGAATGAACTAGCAAGACGGTTGGAAATGTCATTAGCTAATGTTCAAAAAATTGAATATGGCAAAGCAAAATCAATACCTTTGGATACATTGGACAAGTTATGTCAGATTTTGGAATGTGAAGTTGGTGATCTATTAGTCCGCGTACCTGACAGTGATGGTGGAAACTTTAAAAAGGAACAAAATGTAGTTCAAGTAGTTGATGAAGTCAAGGAAGACAAAATTAGTAGACTCAATTCAAAATCCACAAATGCAAGTGGAATGATTGCAGCATGAGTGTTACTGCTCTTAATTTAGTTAATCCTCTAGCATTAACATGAATTTTTTACATCGGAGTGGAGAATGAGTAGTGCTGAGAAACCAGAGTCGCGGCACGCTGCAACAGA
This region includes:
- a CDS encoding helix-turn-helix domain-containing protein, which produces MPVEVRLKEIRSERKISQNELARRLEMSLANVQKIEYGKAKSIPLDTLDKLCQILECEVGDLLVRVPDSDGGNFKKEQNVVQVVDEVKEDKISRLNSKSTNASGMIAA